A single window of Agromyces aureus DNA harbors:
- a CDS encoding SGNH/GDSL hydrolase family protein yields MVTQQHPWSRYVAIGDSFTEGIGDPEPTVPGGNRGWADRVAEVLGQGTEDFAYANLAVRGKLIRQIIDEQLEPALALRPDLITISAGGNDVIRPGTDPDEIAARFEYAIDRLSRDHATIVIFTGVDVGFSPVFRGLRGKVAIYNENLRIVAKKYDCVVADQWALTEIQDQRMWAPDRLHLNSLGHHEVARMVLEALNVENELEPMNPEPVPASTWRQARVEDFSWAREYLVPWVLRRVRHQSSGDFITAKRPDAGPYSVPD; encoded by the coding sequence ATGGTCACGCAGCAGCACCCCTGGTCCCGGTACGTCGCGATCGGCGACTCGTTCACCGAGGGCATCGGCGATCCCGAGCCCACGGTGCCCGGCGGCAACCGCGGCTGGGCCGACCGGGTCGCCGAGGTGCTCGGTCAGGGTACCGAGGACTTCGCCTACGCGAATCTCGCGGTGCGCGGCAAGCTCATCCGGCAGATCATCGACGAGCAGCTCGAGCCCGCGCTCGCGCTGCGCCCCGACCTGATCACGATCTCAGCGGGCGGCAACGACGTGATCCGCCCCGGCACCGACCCCGACGAGATCGCGGCGCGCTTCGAGTACGCGATCGACCGGCTCTCGCGCGACCACGCGACGATCGTGATCTTCACGGGCGTCGACGTCGGGTTCTCACCGGTGTTCCGCGGGCTCCGGGGCAAGGTCGCGATCTACAACGAGAACCTCCGCATCGTCGCGAAGAAGTACGACTGCGTCGTCGCCGACCAGTGGGCGCTCACCGAGATCCAGGACCAGCGCATGTGGGCGCCCGATCGCCTGCACCTGAACTCGCTCGGTCACCACGAGGTCGCACGCATGGTGCTCGAGGCGCTCAACGTCGAGAACGAGCTCGAACCGATGAACCCCGAGCCGGTGCCGGCGTCCACATGGCGGCAGGCCAGGGTCGAAGATTTCTCGTGGGCACGCGAGTACCTCGTGCCGTGGGTGCTGCGACGCGTGCGCCATCAGTCGTCGGGAGACTTCATCACGGCCAAGCGGCCCGATGCCGGACCCTACTCGGTGCCGGACTGA